TGGCAAGAGGGAAAATCAGCATTTGACTGAGAAAACACCACGAGCTAATAGTGTGGGGTTGAGGCACTCTCTCTAAGCTCAGCACCAGCACcaatgggaggaaggaagggctcAGGGTTAAGAACAAGAGGGCCCGGGTCTTTGTAGATGCTCAAAAGTAATTCAGTAAGTGTTGGCTGAATCAGgaaacggatggatggatggatggatggatggatggacagatggacagatggggaGGTAGGCGGAGGGGTAAGTAAATTGagacattatttcattcaattaCTATTTTTTGAATGTCTACTTTGTGCTGGGAAGCACTGTGACACCAAGACTGGCAAGGTCCCTGCCTTCTCAAAACTCATATGACAGTAGATGGCTGGCTGGTTGGAAGCATTATCTCCAatgacaggaaagaaaatttcagttCCGAGAAGAAAAACCTCCTTAGGTTAGTTATACAACCCTTCCCCAGGAACAGAACCTGGCCAAGGGCATTTAGGCACTGTGGCAGAAGGTGGGGACTTTGGGGACAGGCTGATTTCGTGGCTCTTTAAAGCCGCAGGAGTAAGCAGTGGCCTGCCCCATCCTGGGACATAGAGTCAAGGACACAGACTCACAAAACCTAGCATATCCCTCCTGCCCACTGGCAGCCTCCCCGTGGCTCTAGGTCACCTGAGGGCACTGTTCCAGGGTTTTTCAGAGAAGGGCACCTACCAGACCAATCCAGGGAATTGCCTTCCCAGCTCTGTTCAACAGGGTCTATGGAGTATGCAGCCGAGTCATTCCAAAGGCAGGTGATAAGGCAGCGAAGTCGCTTTCACATCCTGGTTCCTCAGAGAGAAAGGGCAGCCTGTGGCTTAGGGACCGGCCACTGGAGTGCTTCCTGCCCACCTCAGGAGCTGCTAGTGCCGCCCCTTGATGGCCCAGGCTAGCGCAGCCCTGCAGATCCTGAACCACCCTTCCACAGTTGGGGTGGGCTGAGGCTACGGGGGAGCGATGGGAGAGGAGGTGGCACATTCTAGAAGGGGTGCATGTGCGTGTGCTTGCACCTGTATTTGGGAAGGCAGAGCCTGTTTGCATATCCATGTCCGTGTAAATACTTGTGCATGAGTAAGTATCAGCTGGGTCCTCCCTGGTTCTGCTGGGCTCTCATTCAGCTCTCTGGACTCCACTGCCCTGGAAGTCCTGGCCTCTAGAATTTTGCAAAACCCTCTGGGGTCTTGCTTCTGCTGCATATGACTTTGACCCAGCTCCAAAACTCAGgctcttccttattttttacaTACCCTTCTTGAGAAGACACCAAGCAGAATAAATGTTGCTGGCGATTTTAgggcaaggaggaaggaagaaaggaaaagccatGCAAACagcttttcaaatgtttacataaaatatttgagcTCTCAACTCTCTGTTGAGTCACCCTCACCCTGTCCTGGGGTTTCTCTCTGGCTACATGCCATCAGCAGCCATTAGCCATCCCACTGTGCCCCCACCCCACGCACAGCCCCCACCTTCCACCCCTTCTCCTTACTCCGGCTCCCCTGTCTTGCCCAGGGGGCTCCCAATGGCCCCTCGGTTCCCCTTAGCAACTACTCCCACACTCCTCTTGGGTCTTAATGGAAGAACAAAGGATCCCCTACCCCCTACTCAGCAGACCCAGCTCCCAGCTTCCTTAGAAGGTGGTTGTACttccacatttaaaattttttatctattACACGTGCCTGATCATATGTATGCCTTTatgtgttttttggggggggtatgtgtgtgcattctgtttgttggtgtgtgtgtgtacgtgtgtgtatgtgtcataGGGTGGGCACATGAGATGTGGTGGAGAGAGGTCTGGGTGTATCTCAGAGGTCATGGAAATCCATGAATAAGAATCAGCCTGTGAGGGAGGAGTGGGGTGTGTATGCAGGGGGTGGAGGGTCGGGGGGTTGATAGTTGAGCTGGTGACTTACTGGGGGGACGGGGGGGTGCGTAGACCCATGGGCCCAGAAGAGATCAGAGCCTGGCCTCACAGGAGAGCCCGTCCCAtcacttgctggctgtgtgacctcaggcaggtcCCTGTCACTCTCCGATTTGTCTCCCCTTCTGTACACTGACCAACGACAGTgacttaatttcatttaaaaaaatgtttatagcttttaaaaaagtttttatttatttatttattttgaaagagagagagcatgtgggggaggggcagagagagagagagagagagagagagagagagagagaatcccaagcaggctccacaccattagtgcagagccagatgtggggcttaaactcatgaaccatgagatcatgacctgagccaaaaccaagagatgcttaccaattgagccacccaggcaccctagctggcaacttgatttttatttatttattttttaacatttattttcgagagacagagcacgagtgggggagaggcagagagagagggagacacagaatccaaagcaggctccaggctctgagctgtcagcacagagcccgacgtgtgctgtcagcacagggcctgagctcagggactgcgagatcatgacccgggccaaagtcggccacccaaccgactgagccgcccaggcgctctgcaacttgatttttatttttttatttttatttatttaaaaaacattttttttaatgtttatttatttttgagacagagagagaccgagcatgagcaggggaggggcagagagaaagggagatacagaatctgaaacaggctccaggctccgagctgtcagcacagagcccgacgcggggctcaaactcacgaactgtgagatcatgacctgagccgaagtcggacgcttaaccgactgagccacccaggcaccccaccacttgatttttaaaatgaacccttactacgtgccaggcactaagAGCTTTGTAAGTGAGACTACATCTTCATTAATTTATATAACAtccctatgaggtagatactatcaCTGTCCCTATTGCacaggtagggaaactgaggcatagagaggtttgGCCGGGGATGGGGGACTGAGGTCAAGGGCCTTGAAGACCAGGGTGTGCAGGGCATCGGCTGTGTCCTGGGACTGGGAAGCCAGATGCCCTTGGACAGTCCTGCTGACTGGGGGCCTCTGTGGGCTCAGGACAGCACCTCGGTGTGAAGAAATGCAACGTCACCTGCAGCAAGATGACCTCGGAGATCCCTGTGGCTTTACTAGTCCACTACCAACGAAATCAAGAATCCTGCGGCAAGCATGCCATCATGTAGGTACTCGGGCTCTCGGCCTCTACTAATCCCTGTCCACATTCTTCCTCCTCAACCTGGGCTCCCGCCAAGGGCCTCAGCAAATGCTCCTCCTGCTCCTGGCTCCCTGACTCCTCGATGACCTTGATATCTGTGTCCCAAGATAAAAGTGGGAGCGGCTTCCTGAAAGGCCTTTGGTCTGGAGCAGCCACCAAGGGGTGGTATGTTTTAGGCAGCCCTTGGACCCGCTGGGCAGGTAAAGCACTGTGGTCTCAagggcaggctccagactccaacaGATGTGGTGCAAATCCTGGCTTCACCACTGACAGGTTGCGtggccctgctcacactcgctaccctctgggctttagtttccttatctataaaacggGGTAGTTGGGAGGATGAGAGGCGATCACGTAAATAAGCAGCTTGGCAGGGTGCCCAAAAGCCGCTGATGGGAAAGGCAGAGATTATTATCTgcacttgacagatgaggaaacaggattCCAGTGAGATTTGGGGCAGGGGCCAACCTGAACCagcccccccaccggcccccgcCCATCCCGACCGTCGGGACCCTTGGCTGTCTTGGCCGCTTACTCTCCTGGGGTCCTCTTGGGTCCCGCCCAGTCGCCCAGCCCCATGACCTTTCCACAGACCGACCTTCGGGCCTGGCGTCAGGAAATGGCTAGAGGCTCTCAACGTCTAGGCTCAGCTAAAGGAAGTCGTGTCCTTCACTCCACTGACTGCACAGTTACCACGAGGGGCTGCTGCCTGACCTCTCTGCTCACCTGCCAGGGCTTGCTTCCCCCGGACTCCCCCACaaatttgcttctgttttctaggTAAAGGGGAAGTAGGCAGCCCCAGGGAGGCGACTGTGGCACCAGGCAGCACCTCGCCTATGGGGGCCTGAAGGCTTATGCTTGCTCCCTGCACTTCTCTGGTTTCCCAGCGTGCCGGAGCCACGCACGTTCGcgttacctctctgagcctcggttttctcatctgtaaaatggggatgggcATGGTAGCCACCTCTCAGGATGGGTGTGAGGTTGAAACAGGCAAAATGCCTGCTAGCACAGTGGCATGGAGCGTGAGCCCCAGGCAGCTCTGAGCCGTGTGCTCGGCAGTTAGCCAGCCAGAGGAAGCTCAAGATTCGGATGGCCCTCGGGGTCCCGACGGGACCACCATATATGTGGCTGTAGCTCACTAAATATGTTTTCAGCCTGAGGATGCACACTAAGAGAGGAGGTAGAGGTCTGGAGGGCAGCCTGTAactgagggagaggaggaagaggacattTAAATCAGCTCCTTCCAGAGAGAGGAGGCCTTACTTACCCAGAGCTCACCAGTCACACACCTGACAGCAGGGAACAGCTGTGGACGGCTCCCCCAGTCAGAAGACTCACAACCCAGAGTCCCCTGCCTTAATGGTAACGATATTCTTATTAACAGTGGTCCTCTGAGTCTCCTACTCTGAGCCAGGTgctttatatcattttcttttcttttttctttctttctttcttcttttacaatAACACAAAAGTGGGGTGGCCAACTTGTCCCAATTTTCTGGGACTTTCACAGAGAAGTTCCAGATCTTGAGGACCCCCCCTCTGTCCCAGCTTTTCCGGGGAGGTTGGTCACCCCGTAGAAGGTAGGTATGCTATCTCTATTTCTCAGGCGAGGACAGGGAAATCCCAGAACTCAAGCTGCCCAAGCTAATCAgctcacagctcacagctcaCAGCTAATAAGTGTTGGGGGCAGGATTTCCGGCCGGGTCTATTCACCTGCAGAGCATTTGCACGATGCCTCTACTCCACATGGCATCTGGGCATCACCGGgcccctgtcttccttccttgtAGCTTGAGgaccaaacagaacaaaaccttcTGTGCTGATCCAAAGGCGAAATGGGTCCAGAAAGCCATGGCACATCTAGAGCGCCAGACTGCTATGCCGGTGCAAAATGGCGGCACGTTCGAGAAGCAAATTGGCGTGGGTGAACCCAGGACCACCCTGGCCGCCAGGGGAATGGACAAGTCTACGGTCACAGAGCCCAAAGCTACCCGGGAAAGCAGTGgccaggaggcacagagggccTTGGGGACTTCTCCAGAGCTGTCGACAGGAGTGGCTGATTCCTGGGGGACCAGGTTCCCCTCCACTTCAAAGGCTCCAGATGGAGGGCCTCCAGCTGGGTCCCAGAGGACTGAGCTTTTCAACGCCGCTGCCCTCACCACCCCGGCGTCCTGGCAGAGTTCTGCCTACAAACCTGGGTCGGGCCTCTGGGCTGAGGGAAAGGCCTCTGAggccctccccacccaggcccccgccacccaggcccccgccacccaggccccccccacccaggcctcctccaCCCAGACCCcctccacccaggccccccccacccaggccccctctaCCCAGACCCTCCTTACCCAAGACCCCTCCACCCAGACCCTCCCTACCCAGGCCCCCCCTACCCAGGTCCCCACCATTTTATACACAGCCTCAGAGGACCAACCTGTGTGGACCTCTGGCCCCATGCCAGAGAACTCTCTAGGGCCCGTGGAGATGGGTCCCATTTCAGCTCACACGGATGCTCTCAGAGGGTCTGACAGCATGCCCCGTCTCTCCATGGTCCCTGTGTCCTCAGAAAGTGTTCCCAGCAGGGAGCCAGTGGCCTCAGGCAGCTGGACCCCTAAGGCTGAGGAGCCCATCCATGCCACTGTGGACCCCCAGCGGCTGGAAGTCCTCATTACTCCTGTCCCTGACTCCCAGGCGGCCACCCGGAGGCAGGCAGTAGGGCTGTTGGCCTTCCTCGGCCTCCTCTTCTGCCTGGGGGTGGCCATGTTCGCCTACCAAAGCCTCCAGGGCTGCCCCCGCAAGATGGCAGGGGACATGGTGGACGGGCTTCGCTATGTCCCCCGGAGCTGCGGCAGTAACTCGTACGTCCTGGTGCCCGTGTGAGCTGCCCACCTGCCTGCGTCCAGTTGTTCAACTCAGACAGCCGCCTGGGGTCCCCCATCCTTATATCCACCCTCACCCAAGGCCTGGCCTGAGCTGGGATGATCAGAGCAAGGACGCAGGATCTTTCGCGAGGAACTGCTCCCAGCTCCCGGGCACGCCCCAGGAGGCCACTCCTCACCTTTGTTGACCTACCCGGGACAGGAGTGGTGGCCTTTGCAACTCACTCCCGTGTCCCCAAGTCAGGAAACTTCTGCTGCTGGCTGGTTAGAGGTTCCCTTTGACACAGTCCCAGACCCagtaaacaattatttattgaacaaacGCCCGGCCCCTCTGGTTCCCATGCCCACACGTTACCACGGTCATCCCATCTCACGAATGAGCCTCAGGCcaggcccctcctgccccactccCTCAGACCTCATCGTGTCTCTTGGTCCCGCTGCAGTCGCCAGTCACCCCGGCTACCTGCGGTGCTATCTCCCCCATCCCCTGTACAGAGCCCACACCCAGCCGGGGACCCGTCTTCTCTTGCATGAGGCTAGTGTGGCGTTTCCTGGGACTGCCCCCAGGAAGGCTCTGCCCTCGGTTAGGCATTGTGGGAAGGGGAGACCAAGCGACCtggtggctttgatttgtgtttcttctcAGTCGATGCTGTGCAGAGGAGGGACATTGGCTTTGAGCGTGAAAGCTGGGGTTCTAGTCCCGGGCCCATCACCAACCCAGCAAGGCATCCGTACCTCTGGTTTTCCATCTGGGGAAGCAAAGAGTCATGGCAAATGTGTGACAGTAATCTGTCCTGACGGGCATCACTCACTGGTCCAGACACCCCCCTTTTCCCAGACCCTGGGTGTAGCCTCACAACGGAACACACCTCAGCCGGTCTTCACCCGCCAGGGAGCCCGGCACGCTGCTGGGCTCTGAGACTGGGAGCGGTGCAAGAGAGAGATCTGATAGCTCAGGTCCTGCTCTGTGGGAGGGAGTCAGCTCTGTGGGCCCCCTGAGGGGACCAGGCTGGCTTTGAGAACAGCCCTCTCAGGGTCACCAGGCTTGCAGGGACACCCGGACAAGCCCAAGTGATGTGTGACAGGCTGAGGAGGAGTGGAGGCCTGCGGGCTCCCCGGGGGGCTGAGGCgctcaggaaaaggaaagggggaggctGCAGGGGGCAGCCCCTGGCCTGTGTGAGGGACTTGGGCCCTGCGTTTGCCGTTTCTGCAGCCTGGAgtcctcttctgcctctctcactcGCTAACAACACTGCTGTCCTCCGGTCCGGGTCTTCCCTCACCCTCCAGCCCACCACAGGCAGGGCCAGGGTTGCAAAGACATTTTCCATGGGATCAGAGTCCACCGCTGAAACCTGAGGTTCCGTGTTTACCTCTGAAAGACTCCGTCCTGTGGGGAGGGAAGCTGTGGGCACCAAGTCAGGGGTTCCCTTTTTGGGTGCTGAGGACTCAGGCAGGCCTGACAGGGCCTGCGGGCCTCATCCCTCAGAGTCCCCAGGGGcagctctccccctccctctgtccctgacGGTGACCCTTGCCCCCCACCTGGGGAGCCTCCCATGAGCCAGGCTTCCCCCAGGTGTGGGTGACACTCTACTTGGCAGATAGATGCTCAGAGGAAGCAGACACAGCTTTGGCCCACAGAGAGGGGCCCTCCTGCACCGCCTGCTGCACACGACCTGGGATGTTGGGGCCTGGCTCTAGTGGGGGGCACTCTGATGGCTTGGAGGGCAGACAGCAGGTCTAAATGCACTTTTTTGGGCTCCCCCAGGTTTGGAGAGCCCTCGAGGAGTGGAGCACCCATGATGGGGCTCCCTACTTTTGTGAGGAGACAGCTGGGAGCGGCCAGTTCCCCTTCCACAGACTTGAttagtccccctccccccaagcagGACATGGGCAAGgacaatttggggggggggaggacttTGGAAGGAGTTGGTTGATCCTTTGCTTTTCCAATCCTATCACCAATGTCTGTGCCATTTTGTATTTtactaataaaattgaaaagtctTGTGAATCGAATAAAGTAACTTGCTCTAGGGCAGGCTCAGCAACCAGACCTCAGGGGCGATGGCATAAAGGAGGGGCCTAGAATCTCTGGGTCCAGCCCGCGTGGGGTGGAGGAGGAGTCCTTTACAGTCAGTAGGAGAAGCAGCACTAGGGATAGGGGGTGAGGAGGGTTGAGTCCCTGGCCTGGCTTTGTTCTgctctgctgtgtgactttgggcagtgccttcacctctctgggcctgtttacCATCAGGCGTGAGACTTCTCCTAGTGGCTCCCTTCCCTGGCAGGAATCAGAATCTCTTATGAAGCCACTCCTGTGCCTCCCCGTGCCTACTAAACCTCCATCTCTGGGGCCTTAGTAGCACCATTAGCGATCCGGTCATCCATGGGAGCACAGTGGGCCACATTTTCTTCTTGGCTACTTTGACTCATTGCTGGTCCAGATAAAGATCAAAAAGAGATTACTTCCCGAAGGACTTGGGTGTTCACAGATAGGACCCAAACCCAAACCTCCTGGTGGCCCCTAAGCCGTCCAATGTCCCAGGGTGGCATCATAAGAGCTGCTATGTACAGTTGTGTAGATTGGGAACTGCACAAGTTTCTACAGATCAAGTCCAGCCTATTATTACACAATATTTCATGGATCCTgagatgcacattttttttttgcattgtgaCATCTTTGGAATTGGGATTTGTCCTCCAATCCATGGCTTGTCATAGTTTAATTGACaggtcttttttttgtttattagtaGTTTACTAAATATCAGAGTGCCCTACAGCCAATGGCATTTTAGATTAGATATCTACacggtgtttttaaaaattagaggcagtatgtaaaaatcaggaaattacaCACACAAGCCTATTCTTCTGTGTTCTCTCGGGTGACTCAGAAGGTCTGGCCCTACCACGACATCAGTGGGTCAGGCCCCAGCAGCAGCTTCCTCTTGAGAAGGGGCAGGCCAGGGTGAGACCCCCAGTTCTCTAGCATCCCCTAACCGCTTAGCGCTCTTGGAGCTTGTGACCATGTCAAGTACCGTTTTTCATCACCCTTCTCTTGTTTATCTTAGAGCAAGGATATTTTTGTCCAAACCCAAGTCTGCACCGAAAGTGGGACAAGGTCATGATGGGCACATGACTTTTCTTATACCCTGCTGCCTTCCTCCTTCATTTTACTACCTGCCAAACCCCACAGGCATGTGGGTTTGAGGGTCCTGTGTGAATCTGAGGTTGCTGCCTCTGTGCAAGCTGCCCATTCTAGTACGTCCCTTGGCAGCGAGCCACAGCTCTGCCCGAGCCCCCTCAAGCTCATTTCCTCCTGCTTTTGCCCATTCCACACCCAAGGAGGAGCTCAGAGGCAAGGTCACAAGCCTCCAGCCTCTCGAACCCCATCCTTTCGGCAACATGGAACATGACCAGAGGCTTtgcaatttgttttgttttttaatcacattGTTAGGTAAGGTTTAAACTCCTCTTGCTCCAGAAGAGgatggagagtgggagagacctGAATTCTGGCTCAGTCCGGAGCAGTACCCTGGGGATCCTGGAGCGTTCGGTTTTCTTTCACTTAGACGGCTACACTTCACACGTGGTGCCCAAATTCACTCAGAGTTGGAAGGAGACTCAGAGGCCTCTCAAATCTCTGACAGGGCTGTGGGGTCTCTGAGACGTCATCAGATAATAAAAGCCACTGTTTGTTTAGTGTTTACCCctgccaggcagtgtgctaagTTCTCTGCATACAATGTGCCCATCTTGCAGTTGAGGAAAGGAAGGCTCTTCAAGCCCAAGGTTAAGTGGCAGAGATGGGGATCTGACCTGCAGTCTTTCTCCAGGACTTGAATGTTAGTCTTTGTTTCTGAAAGTATGAGCCAtcgattctttttatttttttaacattaaaaaaatgtttatttatttagcaagagtcagtgggggaggggcagagagagagaaggtgagagagcatcccaagcaggctccacggctgtcagcgcagagccgactctttaacagtgagatcatgacccgagctgaaatcaagagttggactcttaactgactgagctacccaggcatccctgaaccACGGATTCTTAAAAGTACAGACACCAGGCCCCCACTTCAGAGCCACTGGATCCAGACTCCAGGGATGAAAGCACCTTTAAGCTGCTGTCCTTaccccttcctctcctgcctgcccccctccgcCCTGCACTGCCCTCCAAGTTAGAGATTTGGCACCTAGCCCAAGTTTTGGAGaccacccccccttccctgcccccatccctgtCCAAGGCCCGCCCACTCCATCCCCCACCGAGGCTTGCAGGGTCCTGTGGGCAGTAGCCACTAACAGccttcccactctctgccctttgccgttagtcccttccctcccctgtgtCCTCTGTACATTCCCCAAATGGGTGAGGccaggcagaaaaataaagaaatgaatggcTGGGAATTTCCAGGGTGAGGCTGAATAATAGGCTCCTGGgagctgtgcgtgtgtgtgtgtgtgtgtgtgtgtgtgtgtgtgtacccatgcCCTGTTGTCCTACGTGTACAAGAGTTCAGGAGACCACCTGTGTCCCATTCACTTCTGCTCAGTCATGTGCTTTCCCAGACAAAGAATGTTTCAGCCGCTGGGATTTAAGAAAAGATCTGGTGCCAGGCTAGCTTTCTTAAACTGACTGCAAACTTCCGTGGTTGGACCCATGAGAGATCTCCTTGATCTCACCACATTGGTGGAAGCGATGCCCCTCTCTTAAATTCAAGGAATCTCTTGCCCGCAAAGGACAGGACAGAATTATTTGTAAtgagcagctttttttttttttttttaaaccaatacaGGAGCAGAATACAGCATGGAGATTTCTGGTTACATAattttgggcaagttgcttaacctctcttggcctcagttttctccattGCACATAGTGAGCTCTCAGTAATAGAACCCATGATCATGCAACAGATGTTTCCAAAGGGTTTGAAACATCCTAGTTCTATTCACTTTGGTTACTGGATACCCAAACAAGACTGTGGAATCGTAAGTATTAAGAAAGGCAGCCTTCTTGGTTTTCAGCTAAAGCAGGGTAAAGAAATGTTATGGTGCCATTATGCAGCTGTTCAAGTTGATGTAACTTTTCTCCTATAC
This genomic interval from Panthera leo isolate Ple1 chromosome E2, P.leo_Ple1_pat1.1, whole genome shotgun sequence contains the following:
- the CX3CL1 gene encoding fractalkine, whose amino-acid sequence is MASPPLSWLLRLAALCHLTALLAGQHLGVKKCNVTCSKMTSEIPVALLVHYQRNQESCGKHAIILRTKQNKTFCADPKAKWVQKAMAHLERQTAMPVQNGGTFEKQIGVGEPRTTLAARGMDKSTVTEPKATRESSGQEAQRALGTSPELSTGVADSWGTRFPSTSKAPDGGPPAGSQRTELFNAAALTTPASWQSSAYKPGSGLWAEGKASEALPTQAPATQAPATQAPPTQASSTQTPSTQAPPTQAPSTQTLLTQDPSTQTLPTQAPPTQVPTILYTASEDQPVWTSGPMPENSLGPVEMGPISAHTDALRGSDSMPRLSMVPVSSESVPSREPVASGSWTPKAEEPIHATVDPQRLEVLITPVPDSQAATRRQAVGLLAFLGLLFCLGVAMFAYQSLQGCPRKMAGDMVDGLRYVPRSCGSNSYVLVPV